The Brassica napus cultivar Da-Ae chromosome C7, Da-Ae, whole genome shotgun sequence genome has a segment encoding these proteins:
- the LOC106411246 gene encoding mitochondrial carnitine/acylcarnitine carrier-like protein — protein MADAAKDLASGTVGGAAQIIVGHPFDTIKVKLQSQPAPTPGRPPRYAGAFDAVRQTVAAEGPKGLYKGMGAPLATVAALNAVLFTVRGQMEGLLRSDLGVPLTISQQFVCGSGAGFAVSFLACPTELVKCRLQAHGALACASTTSSVVAAVKYGGPMDVARHVLRSEGGARGLFKGLFPTFAREIPGNATMFATYEAFKRFLAGGSDTSSLGQGSLIMAGGVAGASFWGIVYPADVVKSVLQVDDYKNPKYRGSMDAFRKILKAEGVKGLYKGFGPAMGRSVFANAACFLAYEKTRSSLG, from the exons ATGGCGGATGCGGCTAAAGATTTAGCTTCAGGGACTGTTGGAGGAGCAGCTCAGATAATCGTAGGTCATCCATTTGACACAATCAAGGTCAAACTCCAGAGCCAACCGGCTCCAACACCTGGTCGACCACCACGGTACGCCGGTGCCTTCGATGCGGTTAGACAGACCGTTGCTGCTGAAGGACCTAAAGGTTTATACAAAGGTATGGGAGCTCCGCTTGCAACCGTTGCTGCCTTAAATGCAGTTTTGTTCACCGTGAGAGGTCAAATGGAAGGGCTGCTAAGGTCCGATCTTGGAGTTCCATTGACCATTAGTCAACAGTTTGTGTGCGGCTCAGGCGCTGGTTTTGCTGTCTCGTTCCTTGCTTGTCCTACAGAGCTGGTCAAATGCAG GTTGCAAGCACATGGTGCACTAGCCTGCGCCTCTACCACAAGCTCAGTCGTTGCAGCCGTGAAATACGGTGGACCAATGGACGTAGCCCGTCATGTGCTACGATCAGAAGGCGGAGCACGAGGGTTATTCAAAGGTTTATTCCCAACATTTGCCCGAGAAATCCCCGGAAACGCAACAATGTTTGCCACCTACGAAGCGTTCAAGCGCTTCTTAGCCGGTGGTTCTGACACTTCAAGCTTAGGACAAGGATCATTGATCATGGCTGGTGGAGTTGCTGGTGCATCCTTTTGGGGAATTGTTTACCCGGCCGATGTTGTGAAGAGTGTTCTTCAAGTAGATGATTATAAGAACCCTAAGTACAGGGGTTCAATGGATGCTTTTAGGAAAATTTTGAAAGCTGAAGGAGTTAAAGGTTTGTATAAAGGGTTTGGTCCTGCCATGGGTAGGAGTGTTTTTGCTAATGCTGCTTGCTTCTTGGCATATGAGAAGACAAGGTCAAGCTTGGGGTAA
- the LOC106411247 gene encoding uncharacterized protein LOC106411247 — MDIFFEKNLQSLMETMEQQRHSLSSVPMLSRLDHLDFVTNNLERQQNLAKWKGESSSITRGLIDRGMMVREAHFKGSLLDRIATLETRLFQICLELESSNASSTSIGESGETSSQRIKRDLTKTLPIFNSNINPFHTPLQHPQDPRETETKIKKETEKEINIEKSLLENKKKNFANETCKPKKKTKSPKKWSRCNLLGC; from the exons atggatatctTTTTTGAGAAGAACTTACAAAGTCTAATGGAGACGATGGAGCAACAAAGACATTCACTCTCTTCAGTGCCTATGCTCTCTAGGCTTGATCACTTAGATTTCgtt ACAAATAATCTAGAAAGACAACAAAACCTTGCCAAATGGAAAGGCGAAAGCTCATCTATTACACGCGGATTAATTGATAGGGGCATGATGGTGAGAGAAGCTCATTTTAAAGGATCGTTACTTGACAGAATCGCTACTCTAGAGACCAGGCTTTTCCA GATTTGTTTGGAGTTGGAATCTAGTAATGCATCTTCTACTTCAATTGGGGAGTCCGGTGAAACATCAAGCCAGaggattaagagagatttgacAAAGACATTACCCATTTTCAATAGCAACATTAATCCTTTTCATACTCCCTTGCAACATCCACAAGACCCTAGG GAGACTGAAACGAAGATTAAAAAAGAGACAGAGAAGGAGATAAATATTGAGAAATCATTACtggagaataagaagaagaacttTGCTAATGAAACTTGCAAgccaaagaagaagacaaaatctCCTAAGAAATGGTCTCGATGTAACTTATTGGGTTGCTAA